In Humulus lupulus chromosome 6, drHumLupu1.1, whole genome shotgun sequence, a single genomic region encodes these proteins:
- the LOC133783567 gene encoding wall-associated receptor kinase-like 1 — protein sequence MWRLHKFIKKRKAVQQKKAFFKGLLLEQQMQTSENNVEQTKLFDLKELEKATNYFSMDRILGQGGQGTVYKGMLEDGKIVAIKKSKIIDEAKLSQFINEVVILTQINHRNVVKLLGCCLETDLPLLVYEFIPNGTLSEFIHQRNMEFPFTWSMRLRIATEVAGALSYLHSGASFPIYHRDVKSTNILLDEKLRAKVADFGTSRTISLEQTHLTTLVYGTFGYLDPEYFQLSQFTDKSDVYSFGVILVELLTGQKVISATRSEEGKSLATYFKMTMKENSLFDILDGQVLKDAPKKEIIVVADLAQRCLHLSGRNRPTMKEVAKELERIQVIDNKDSKGSQHDYVELAYAQPEIADSWTNSTSSIELTFDSAATSFSLHQELSLL from the coding sequence ATGTGGAGATTACACAAattcataaagaaaagaaaagcagTTCAACAGAAGAAAGCATTTTTCAAAGGTCTTTTGTTGGAACAACAAATGCAAACAAGTGAAAACAATGTTGAACAAACCAAGTTGTTTGATTTAAAAGAGTTAGAGAAGGCAACTAATTATTTTAGTATGGATAGAATTCTTGGCCAAGGAGGTCAAGGAACTGTGTACAAAGGTATGTTGGAAGATGGAAAGATTGTTGCTATAAAGAAGTCTAAAATAATTGATGAAGCCAAACTTTCTCAATTCATTAATGAGGTTGTCATTCTTACGCAAATCAATCATAGAAATGTTGTTAAGTTATTGGGATGTTGTTTGGAGACAGATCTTCCACTTCTAGTTTATGAATTCATACCAAACGGGACACTTTCTGAGTTTATTCATCAGAGAAATATGGAGTTTCCTTTTACATGGAGCATGCGATTGCGAATTGCAACTGAAGTTGCAGGAGCTCTTTCATACTTACATTCAGGGGCTTCTTTTCCAATTTATCATCGAGATGttaagtctacaaacatactccTAGATGAAAAATTGAGAGCAAAAGTTGCAGATTTTGGTACATCAAGAACTATTTCCTTAGAGCAAACTCACTTGACCACTTTAGTTTATGGCACATTTGGTTATCTAGATCCAGAATATTTTCAATTAAGCCAATTTACAGATAAGAGTGATGTTTATAGTTTTGGAGTGATTCTTGTCGAGCTCTTGACTGGACAAAAAGTAATATCTGCAACAAGGTCTGAAGAAGGAAAAAGTTTGGCGACATATTTCAAAATGACAATGAAGGAAAACAGTCTTTTTGACATTCTTGATGGTCAAGTTCTCAAAGATGCGCCAAAAAAAGAGATCATAGTTGTTGCTGATCTTGCACAGAGATGCTTACATTTGAGCGGAAGGAATCGACCTACCATGAAAGAAGTAGCAAAGGAGCTAGAGAGGATACAAGTCATTGATAATAAAGATTCAAAGGGTAGTCAACATGATTATGTAGAGTTAGCATATGCACAACCTGAAATTGCAGACTCTTGGACTAATTCCACATCGTCAATAGAGTTAACTTTTGATAGTGCTGCTACTAGCTTCTCGTTGCATCAAGAATTATCATTGTTGTAA
- the LOC133786234 gene encoding cytochrome c oxidase assembly protein COX15-like, which yields MDDGFCRVNRGMSIDDFKFIYWMEYAHRMWGRALGIMFALPFSYFLRKGYITIRLGLKLSTLFALGAGQGLIGWWMVKSGLEEPPSEYAQPRVSPYRLAAHLTSAFVIYSGLLWTGLSVVMPEPPAESMSWVKGPAKVKRLALPVSLLVGITAVSGAFVAGNDAGHAYNTFPKMGDTWIPGTCHLFATSLRILHWCRYSRDLKFRKIYFNPLNYELNGSNSLDHRILATATLVSIGSLWWLTRKVDLHPAVRYLIGSTVGMAGYLGDIYPFVIRASFPGQCSSSWGFDTNDPSHSHSEEAITRSS from the exons ATGGACGATGGTTTTTGCAGGGTTAATAGAGGAATGAGCATTGATGATTTCAAATTTATATACTGGATGGAATATGCTCATCGTATGTGGGGAAGAGCTCTTGGTATCATGTTTGCTTTGCCATTTTCATATTTTCTTCGTAAGGGATATATTACCATACGACTTGGACTGAAACTCTCTACTCTTTTCGCCCTTGGTGCTGGGCAGGGTCTGATTGGATGGTGGATGGTTAAAAGTGGTTTAGAG GAACCACCATCTGAATATGCACAGCCTAGAGTAAGCCCGTATCGGCTTGCAGCTCATCTCACTTCGGCATTTGTTATATACAGTGGCCTTCTTTGGACAGGTCTCTCGGTGGTAATGCCCGAACCACCTGCAGAATCAATGTCCTGGGTTAAGGGGCCTGCAAAAGTAAAGAGACTTGCTCTTCCTGTCAGCTTACTCGTCGGCATTACTGCTGTCTCAGGAGCATTTGTTGCAGGAAATGATGCT GGACATGCCTACAATACTTTTCCAAAGATGGGTGACACATGGATACCAGGGACATGCCACTTATTCGCAACTTCTTTGAGAATACTTCATTGGTGCAG GTATTCACGAGATCTCAAATtcagaaaaatatattttaatccaTTGAATTACGAGCTCAATGGCTCAAACTCC CTTGACCATCGTATCCTGGCAACAGCCACTTTAGTTTCAATCGGCTCATTATGGTGGTTAACGAGGAAGGTGGATCTTCATCCTGCAGTTCGATATTTGATTGGAAGCACTGTTGGCATGGCTG GTTACCTTGGGGATATCTACCCTTTTGTCATACGTGCCAGTTTCCCTGGGCAGTGCTCATCAAGCTGGGGCTTTGACACTAATGATCCTTCTCATTCACACTCTGAGGAAGCCATCACCCGCTCTTCTTAA
- the LOC133784556 gene encoding cytochrome c oxidase assembly protein COX15-like, giving the protein MRRPDQLLRYIHGPRRPPYTSLANSLLIISTQLSYHTKEREMFRSRLSPFLLVKSNRKALYNHLTQATSSSSRVAREETSRFFSTGIVRRILHDFRSSPKGQCVPSLRNVSTVQSLNAKSNEGLKLLVNGGPHAQKMVGIWLFGSAAWVFSMVVLGGVTRLTRSGLSMTDWKFSGGLPPLSDEEWLQEFEKYKQSPEYKRSVKEKNSTCICSIANGL; this is encoded by the exons ATGCGCCGCCCCGACCAGCTGCTACGCTACATCCACGGTCCTCGTCGACCTCCTTACACCTCACTCGCCAACTCTCTGCTCATCATCTCAACTCAACTCAGCTACCACACA AAAGAAAGAGAGATGTTCCGGAGCCGATTATCACCATTTTTGTTGGTGAAGAGTAACCGTAAGGCTCTCTACAACCACCTCACCCAAGCAACATCATCTTCGTCTAGAGTTGCAAGGGAGGAGACATCTAGATTTTTCTCCACTGGAATCGTACGGAGAATTCTGCATGACTTCCGATCTTCCCCTAAG GGTCAGTGTGTGCCATCTTTGAGAAATGTTTCCACCGTGCAATCTCTTAATGCAAAAAGTAATGAAGGACTGAAGCTACTTGTAAATGGAGGACCACATGCTCAGAAAATGGTTGGGATATGGCTCTTTGGCTCTGCTGCTTGGGTGTTTAGTATGGTCGTACTTGGAGGTGTTACACGACTAACAAGATCTGGTCTTTCAATGACTGATTGGAAGTTCAGTGGTGGGCTCCCTCCTCTATCTGATGAGGAATGGTTACAGGAATTCGAAAAGTACAAGCAGTCCCCTGAATATAAGCGGTCAGTGAAAGAAAAGAACAGTACATGTATTTGTAGCATTGCTAATGGTTTGTGA
- the LOC133786235 gene encoding uncharacterized protein LOC133786235 codes for MRWMYPFERYMKKLKNYVRNKARPEGSIAEGYVVDEALTFCSMYLKGVETKFNRPDRNVDVGPSLKKMSVFRSQGRPIGKKSLTILEDEVKKIADWYILNNCNEILPYLREHREILQTRGVENLDQLHREEFPNWFYNKIYHLRQTGSLEVDEELISLANGSSTRVASYPGCVVNGVRFLCYDRDKNRKTQNSGVSVAGVENSTYYGQLEEVLVMSYLSGCSVVLFKCKWFDTNRSSGLKFEQNITSIKTSSEAFKDDKFILATQANQVFYIEDLKNKSHWKVVQEVHHRNVWDIPLVEEQAEDVEVDVMHDTSSSNFQLFFLDLF; via the exons atgaggtggatgtatccttttgaaaggtatatgaaaaaattgaagaattatgtccgtaacaaagcacgtccagagggctcaatagcagaaggatatgtggttgatgaggcattaacattttgctccatgtacttgaaaggtgttgagacaaagttcaatcgtccagaccgaaatgtagatgttggtccatcacttaaaaagatgtcggtctttcgatctcagggtcgtccaattggtaagaaatcattgacaattttggaagatgaagtgaagaaaatagcagattggtatattctaaacaactgcaatgagatcttgccatatcttcg agagcatagggaaattttacagactagaggtgttgaaaacctagaccaattacatagagaggaatttcctaattggttttataataagatttatcatcttcgacAAACAGGATCCTTGGAAGTAGatgaagaattaatctctttagcaaacggttcttcaactcgtgttgcgtcgtaccctgggtgtgttgtaaatggagtaagatttttgtgttatgacagggacaagaatcgcaaaactcaaaatagtggagtctctgtagcgggtgtcgaaaatagtacttattacggccagttggaagaagttttagtgatgtcttatctttctggttgttctgttgtattatttaagtgcaaatggtttgacactaatcggtcttcaggattaaagtttgagcaaaacataacgagtatcaaaaccagttcggaggccttcaaagatgataaatttatcttagcaactcaggctaaccaagttttctacattgaagaccttaaaaataaatctcattggaaagtcgtccaagaagtgcatcacagaaatgtgtgggacatcccactagttgaagaacaagcggaggatgtagaagtagatgttatgcacgacactagttcctctaatttccaattattc TTCTTAGATTTGTTCTAG
- the LOC133786236 gene encoding uncharacterized protein LOC133786236 → MSIDKSWINLTDRLSDEYEAGVMDFLQRARQCVDSRGLVKCPCRRCVNVEFQTIDVLENHLFVNGFLRKYTNWHWHGEDEIIPMRARIDQNDEDEMMDVLTDLMQNDNDEQAENERGQEIPTTDYRSGQHYNDLFAEIEAPLFPGCQNYTSLNFLVKLMHFKVLGKIPNKIFDGMLELLHDAFPAPNKLPKSHYAAKRLLRKLGLGYESIHVCKHDCALFWKEHAGKSKCPVCGEDRWVDKNTKGKKVPHKVMRYFPLTPRLMRKYASRHIAQHMRWHHEQRIKEDGVLRHPADGKEKCD, encoded by the exons atgtcgatcgacaagagttggattaatttgacagatcgattatccgatgagtatgaggctggtgtgatggattttctccagagagcccggcagtgcgttgactcaaggggattggtgaaatgtccgtgtaggaggtgtgtcaacgttgaatttcagacgattgatgtattagaaaatcatctttttgtaaatggttttctacggaaatataccaattggcattggcatggagaggatgaaataataccaatgagagctcggatagatcaaaatgatgaagatgagatgatggatgttctcactgatcttatgcaaaatgacaatgacgaacaagcggagaatgagcgcggtcaagagatacctacaactGACTACAGgagtgggcaacattataacgatttgtttgctgagatcgaggctccattattccccgggtgtcaaaattacacttcattgaatttcctagtgaagttaatgcatttcaaagtgttgggaaaaattcccaacaaaatatttgatggaatgctggagttgttacatgatgcatttccagccccaaataagcttccaaaatcgcactatgcagcgaaaaggttgttgcggaaacttggattgggctacgagtcaatccatgtctgcaagcatgattgcgcactgttttggaaagaacatgctggaaaaagcaaatgtcctgtttgtggagaggatcgatgggtggacaagaacaccaagggaaagaaagtgcctcataaagtgatgcgttattttcctttaacccctaggttaatgcgaaaatatgcatcgaggcacattgctcaacatatgagatggcatcacgagcaacgtataaaagaagatggtgtattgcgtcatcctgctgatgggaaa gaaaaatgtgaTTGA